One stretch of Zingiber officinale cultivar Zhangliang chromosome 6B, Zo_v1.1, whole genome shotgun sequence DNA includes these proteins:
- the LOC121990774 gene encoding non-specific phospholipase C3-like, producing MSTTDASGKIKTVVVLVQENRSFDHMLGWMKTVNPEIDGVSGDRQFFNPISTVDPAAGVLYFGDGSEYVDPDPGHSIQAIYEQVYGVPFVDAVSTPITPPGVAAPPMSGFVQEAERERAGMSETVMNGFRPSAVPVYESLVREFAVCDRWFASVPASTQPNRAFVHSATSNGLTSNDNKRLVAGLPQRTIFDNLHDAGFSFGIYYQFPPSTLFYRNLRRLKYLGNFHQFDLTFKDHCKNGKLPNYVVIEQRYFDLKVLPGNDDHPSHDVAQGQRLVKEIYEALRSSPQWDEILFVITYDEHGGFFDHVPTPVVGVPSPDGLVGPAPFYFNFDRLGVRVPAILVSPWIEPGTVIHEPSGPQATSQFEHSSIPATVKKIFNLKEFLTHRDAWAGTFEAVLTRTTPRMDCPETLPEPKKLRAREAEEMAKLSDLQTDLVQLGAALNGDHALADEYPERLAERMTVADGARYVRNAFKAFLEECERCQKEGVDGSQVVEVVKRPTSVKEDDRTVAKRKRPATTLFGKVFSCLVCNTSQD from the exons ATGTCGACGACCGACGCCAGTGGCAAGATAAAGACGGTGGTGGTGCTCGTCCAGGAGAACCGCTCCTTCGACCACATGCTCGGGTGGATGAAGACTGTTAATCCGGAAATCGACGGCGTCTCCGGCGACAGGCAGTTTTTCAACCCGATCTCCACCGTTGACCCCGCCGCCGGCGTCTTGTACTTCGGCGACGGATCGGAGTACGTCGACCCCGACCCCGGCCACTCCATCCAGGCCATCTACGAGCAGGTCTACGGCGTCCCCTTCGTCGACGCCGTCTCCACCCCCATCACCCCGCCGGGCGTGGCTGCGCCGCCGATGAGCGGGTTCGTGCAGGAGGCGGAGAGGGAGCGGGCGGGGATGTCGGAGACGGTAATGAACGGGTTCCGCCCCTCGGCCGTGCCGGTGTACGAGTCGCTGGTGCGGGAGTTCGCGGTGTGCGACCGGTGGTTCGCGTCGGTGCCGGCGTCGACGCAACCGAACCGGGCGTTCGTGCACTCGGCGACGTCGAACGGGCTAACCAGCAACGACAACAAGCGGCTCGTCGCGGGGCTCCCTCAGCGGACCATCTTCGACAACCTCCACGACGCCGGCTTCTCCTTCGGCATCTACTACCAGTTCCCGCCGTCGACGCTCTTCTACCG GAACTTGAGGCGGCTGAAATACCTGGGCAACTTCCACCAATTCGATCTCACGTTCAAGGATCACTGCAAGAATGGTAAACTCCCCAACTACGTCGTCATCGAGCAGCGTTACTTCGACCTCAAGGTCCTCCCCGGCAACGACGACCACCCTTCGCACGACGTCGCCCAGGGCCAGAGGCTCGTCAAGGAGATCTACGAGGCCCTCCGGTCAAGCCCCCAGTGGGACGAGATCCTCTTCGTCATCACCTACGACGAGCACGGCGGCTTCTTCGACCACGTACCTACCCCCGTCGTCGGCGTCCCCAGTCCCGACGGCCTCGTCGGCCCCGCCCCCTTCTACTTCAACTTCGATCGATTGGGTGTCCGCGTTCCGGCCATCTTGGTGTCGCCTTGGATTGAAcctggaaccg TGATTCACGAGCCATCGGGGCCGCAGGCGACGTCCCAATTCGAGCACTCCTCCATCCCGGCGACGGTGAAGAAGATCTTCAACTTGAAGGAGTTCCTGACGCATAGAGATGCATGGGCAGGAACGTTTGAGGCCGTGCTCACACGCACAACGCCGAGAATGGATTGCCCAG AGACATTGCCGGAGCCCAAGAAATTGCGAGCTCGGGAGGCGGAGGAGATGGCAAAACTGTCGGATTTACAAACGGATTTGGTGCAATTAGGGGCGGCGCTGAACGGCGACCATGCCCTCGCCGACGAGTACCCGGAGAGGCTGGCGGAGAGGATGACGGTGGCCGACGGTGCTCGGTACGTGCGAAACGCCTTCAAGGCGTTCTTGGAGGAGTGCGAGAGGTGCCAGAAGGAAGGCGTCGACGGGTCGCAGGTGGTGGAGGTGGTGAAGCGGCCGACGTCGGTGAAGGAAGACGATAGGACGGTGGcgaagaggaagaggccggcgACGACCTTGTTCGGCAAAGTGTTCTCTTGCTTGGTTTGCAACACGTCACAAGATTGA
- the LOC121989949 gene encoding E3 ubiquitin-protein ligase Os04g0590900-like, with protein sequence MAAAGDSQQTWVPYVPTGDCSLGFCGIYCPQWCFVIFPPPPPAEFSDDRSGGVAFSPLVIAIVGVIAGTLLLICYYTVVPKYCCGFRSLQRRLNGPRAAGDSLELHGGRSRHHEARWQQDSPEKGIDEALISKIAVYKYRKGDGVVKGADCSVCLSEFQEEDSLRLLPKCGHGFHLQCIDTWLRSHSNCPLCRASINIPLDRPHPPQSLPAEAAESVILESPGRDEMVIVVEERMEEEEEEACQEHGKKNPPQLAAEQSQHSKVDTRDDAGCEKEDGRRSFSTGNASNQDRISIADVLQTRTADEAAGTSSSAPGKASGRIRGYHGAVSLTAVNRSHSNGGFC encoded by the coding sequence ATGGCCGCCGCCGGCGATAGCCAGCAGACATGGGTGCCGTACGTGCCGACGGGGGACTGCTCCTTGGGCTTCTGCGGCATCTACTGCCCGCAGTGGTGCTTCGTCATCTTCCCGCCGCCTCCGCCTGCTGAATTCTCAGACGACAGATCCGGCGGAGTAGCCTTCTCCCCCCTCGTCATCGCCATCGTCGGCGTTATCGCAGGCACGCTCCTCCTCATCTGCTACTACACCGTCGTCCCAAAGTATTGCTGCGGATTCCGGTCGTTGCAGAGGCGGCTAAACGGCCCGAGGGCCGCCGGCGACAGCCTCGAGCTCCACGGCGGTCGCTCCCGCCACCATGAGGCACGGTGGCAGCAGGACTCGCCGGAGAAAGGCATCGATGAGGCGCTGATAAGTAAGATTGCGGTGTATAAGTACCGGAAAGGCGACGGGGTGGTGAAGGGAGCGGATTGCTCCGTTTGCCTCAGCGAGTTCCAGGAGGAGGACAGCCTCCGGCTGTTGCCCAAGTGCGGCCACGGCTTCCATCTCCAGTGCATCGATACGTGGTTGAGGTCTCACTCCAATTGCCCGCTCTGCCGGGCCAGTATTAATATTCCTCTGGATCGGCCGCATCCGCCGCAGTCGCTTCCGGCGGAGGCTGCCGAATCGGTGATCCTGGAATCGCCGGGAAGAGACGAGATGGTCATAGTGGTGGAGGAgagaatggaagaagaagaagaagaagcatgccAGGAGCATGGAAAGAAGAACCCACCCCAACTCGCGGCGGAGCAGAGTCAGCACAGCAAAGTCGATACGAGAGACGATGCCGGCTGCGAAAAGGAAGATGGTCGACGATCGTTCTCAACCGGAAATGCGTCGAACCAAGACAGGATTTCGATCGCCGACGTCTTGCAGACGAGAACGGCAGACGAGGCGGCCGGCACCAGTTCGTCCGCACCCGGAAAGGCCAGCGGCCGAATCAGAGGATATCATGGCGCCGTAAGCCTGACCGCCGTGAACAGATCGCACTCCAATGGCGGATTCTGCTAA
- the LOC121992017 gene encoding uncharacterized protein LOC121992017 isoform X1, whose protein sequence is MQTTEKRQAREGYKWRNPAISKDFKPPPPLLLPQSQGLFDSESFLANFIAIGGELEEEAFAESEMVFDHESSLKELNLKNKRVMVRFLPKIDLFFFLKILLCGFKVGKNGFLIGNREEDGRRKEQGGGRRGCGRCWRPGSSRNASSTPKCNGASATCTVSTAPAAPSARSASRTVTATTSRSRFGEGSRSFFPSFFGLVELRFSVPPPPEIAMMQIRRSSYHDVIRVSEIQKVLDISGVQTYIINSARIVFLNERPQPRPGKGVNNTCEVCDRSLLDSFRFCSLGCKIASTGTRTSKKNSPLRRQTTAPVSESEDSFASSSRGSVRMQRSTPSASPPATGARRRKGIPQRAPFSTQ, encoded by the exons ATGCAAACAACAGAGAAGAGACAGGCTAGAGAGGGATACAAATGGCGGAACCCTGCCATATCAAAAGACTTCAAACCCCCTCCGCCTCTTCTTCTTCCACAAAGCCAAGGCCTTTTTGATTCCGAGTCCTTTCTCGCGAACTTCATTGCGATCGGAGGAGAAttagaggaggaagcttttgctGAATCGGAAATGGTGTTCGATCACGAATCCTCTCTGAAAGAGCTCAATCTGAAGAACAAACGAGTCATGGTGAGGTTTCTACCAAAGattgatctttttttttttttgaagattctTTTGTGTGGATTCAAAGTCGGAAAAAATGGTTTTTTGATTGGGAATAGGGAGGAGGATGGTCGGAGGAAGGAGCAGGGCGGTGGCCGCCGTGGCTGCGGCCGCTGCTGGCGACCCGGTTCTTCGCGCAATGCGAGCTCCACGCCGAAGTGCAACGGAGCGAGTGCAACATGTACTGTCTCGACTGCGCCGGCGGCGCCCTCTGCTCGCTCTGCCTCGCGCACCGTCACCGCGACCACCTCACGATCCAGGTTCGGAGAGGGATCCCGCTCATTTTTTCCTTCCTTTTTTGGTTTAGTAGAGCTTCGATTTAGTGTTCCGCCGCCGCCTGAGATTGCGATGATGCAGATACGGCGGTCGTCGTACCACGACGTGATCCGAGTGTCGGAGATCCAGAAGGTGCTCGACATCTCCGGCGTCCAGACCTACATCATCAACAGCGCCCGGATCGTGTTCCTCAACGAGCGCCCACAGCCGAGGCCCGGCAAGGGCGTCAACAACACCTGCGAGGTCTGCGACCGGAGCCTCCTCGACTCCTTCCGCTTCTGCTCCCTCGGCTGCAAG ATCGCCAGCACCGGCACCCGCACCAGCAAGAAGAATTCACCACTCAGACGGCAAACCACCGCGCCGGTGTCGGAATCAGAGGACTCTTTCGCGAGCTCCAGCCGTGGGAGCGTGAGGATGCAGAGATCCACCCCTTCCGCGTCGCCGCCGGCCACCGGCGCACGGAGGAGGAAGGGCATCCCCCAAAGAGCCCCCTTTAGCACTCAATGA
- the LOC121992017 gene encoding uncharacterized protein LOC121992017 isoform X2, with amino-acid sequence MQTTEKRQAREGYKWRNPAISKDFKPPPPLLLPQSQGLFDSESFLANFIAIGGELEEEAFAESEMVFDHESSLKELNLKNKRVMGGGWSEEGAGRWPPWLRPLLATRFFAQCELHAEVQRSECNMYCLDCAGGALCSLCLAHRHRDHLTIQIRRSSYHDVIRVSEIQKVLDISGVQTYIINSARIVFLNERPQPRPGKGVNNTCEVCDRSLLDSFRFCSLGCKIASTGTRTSKKNSPLRRQTTAPVSESEDSFASSSRGSVRMQRSTPSASPPATGARRRKGIPQRAPFSTQ; translated from the exons ATGCAAACAACAGAGAAGAGACAGGCTAGAGAGGGATACAAATGGCGGAACCCTGCCATATCAAAAGACTTCAAACCCCCTCCGCCTCTTCTTCTTCCACAAAGCCAAGGCCTTTTTGATTCCGAGTCCTTTCTCGCGAACTTCATTGCGATCGGAGGAGAAttagaggaggaagcttttgctGAATCGGAAATGGTGTTCGATCACGAATCCTCTCTGAAAGAGCTCAATCTGAAGAACAAACGAGTCATG GGAGGAGGATGGTCGGAGGAAGGAGCAGGGCGGTGGCCGCCGTGGCTGCGGCCGCTGCTGGCGACCCGGTTCTTCGCGCAATGCGAGCTCCACGCCGAAGTGCAACGGAGCGAGTGCAACATGTACTGTCTCGACTGCGCCGGCGGCGCCCTCTGCTCGCTCTGCCTCGCGCACCGTCACCGCGACCACCTCACGATCCAG ATACGGCGGTCGTCGTACCACGACGTGATCCGAGTGTCGGAGATCCAGAAGGTGCTCGACATCTCCGGCGTCCAGACCTACATCATCAACAGCGCCCGGATCGTGTTCCTCAACGAGCGCCCACAGCCGAGGCCCGGCAAGGGCGTCAACAACACCTGCGAGGTCTGCGACCGGAGCCTCCTCGACTCCTTCCGCTTCTGCTCCCTCGGCTGCAAG ATCGCCAGCACCGGCACCCGCACCAGCAAGAAGAATTCACCACTCAGACGGCAAACCACCGCGCCGGTGTCGGAATCAGAGGACTCTTTCGCGAGCTCCAGCCGTGGGAGCGTGAGGATGCAGAGATCCACCCCTTCCGCGTCGCCGCCGGCCACCGGCGCACGGAGGAGGAAGGGCATCCCCCAAAGAGCCCCCTTTAGCACTCAATGA